Proteins co-encoded in one Oncorhynchus keta strain PuntledgeMale-10-30-2019 chromosome 36, Oket_V2, whole genome shotgun sequence genomic window:
- the LOC118369643 gene encoding uncharacterized protein LOC118369643, whose translation MAGSLAPVKYWAICTTFCRALRSDAEQLPYQVVMQPVRMLSMVGKGSVECNRDCIICGSVWAVCKLDFLDNGVVNHDHHFKTLHGYRRECYGMDKLRKIRIVLTEILSADASYILQHVHQEDLVTPREYRSLHNVSKLHPEDSIVDLLDSLLMKGGDEKCTRFLTLLQEPVIRSTYPKLEEIKHIDIAPAPSSPAPPDDVRACASSTVHTRRPTTSGSNIPTTPVKKNNRRSTTACGTITDVSEVKMGQMGGKYYQAVLNQEDGPMVILILDLEKRNNFLGAEKRRSSVKLKRISFEKLGINKYQEGIKFTNKSELTYTRVKNTKKMEPTADEK comes from the exons atggcaggaagcttggccccagtgaagtactgggccatatgcactacctTCTGtcgcgccttacggtcagatgccgagcagttgccataccaggtggtgatgcaaccggtcaggatgctctcgatg gtgggaaagggcagtgtggagtgcaatagagattgcatcatctgtggatctgtttgggcggtatgcaaattggatttcttggataatggtgttgtgaACCATGACCATcatttcaaaacacttcatggctacagacgtgagtgctacgg cATGGATAAATTGAGAAAGATAAGGATAGTTCTGACAGAAATCTTGTCAGCGGACGCCAGTTACATCCTTCAGCATGTACACCAGGAGGACCTGGTGACGCCACGCGAATACAGGAGCCTGCACAATGTCAGTAAATTACATCCAGAAGATTCCATTGTCGATCTGCTGGATTCACTCCTAATGAAAGGAGGAGATGAGAAATGCACTAGATTCCTGACCCTGTTGCAGGAGCCAGTCATCAGATCAACCTACCCCAAACTGGAAGAAATCAAACACAT CGACATAGCTCCGGCACCCAGTAGCCCAGCACCCCCAGACGATGTCCGAGCCTGTGCCTCCTCCACAGTCCACACCCGTCGCCCAACCACATCAG GTTCAAACATTCCAACTACTCCTGTGAAAAAGAATAACCGGAGAAGTACCACTGCGTGTGGAACCATCACAGACGTTTCTGAAGTGAAGATGGGGCAGATGGGGGGGAAATACTACCAAGCTGTTCTAAACCAAGAGGATGGGCCCATGGTCATTCTCATTTTGGATCTAGAGAAACGAAATAACTTTCtaggagcagagaagagaag GTCTTCTGTAAAGTTGAAGAGAATCTCATTCGAGAAACTTGGAATTAACAAGTACCAAGAGGGGATAAAGTTCACAAACAAATCCGAATTGACTTACACAAGAGTCAAAAACACTAAAAAGATGGAACCCACTGCTGatgaaaaataa